One window from the genome of Phocoena phocoena chromosome 15, mPhoPho1.1, whole genome shotgun sequence encodes:
- the OGFR gene encoding opioid growth factor receptor — protein MEDPDCDSTWEEDEEEDGEGPRAGADEDGEAGAPRDVEAEADARPSAFQLKVTGSRNWRAARDTRRYRHHYPDLVEGDASGDMPNLSFYKNEIRFLPNGCFIEDILQNWKEEYGLLEDNHSYIQWLFPLREPGVNCHAKPLTLQEVEAFKSSTEARKRLVQAYELMLGFFGIQLKDRDTGRVCRAQNYQKRFQNLSWHSHNNLRITRILKSLGELGLEHYQAPLARFFLEETLVRRQLPGVRQSALDYFVFAVRCRHQRRELLYFAWEHFRPRCRFVWGPHDKLQKFRPCSPPCSPRPARPRQANREESPGEPLLEAAAQGQTCGPGRDEEGDPVAKGPQPPGTEPQEAGASEKDQGDEAGDEQGPESPNPKERKKRKLEANLRARAPGEPGPSASEVEKIALNLEGCALSQGSLGAETQEVGSQAPEEAEQPRPQPLEAKVADDVRKRRKTDQGARDGTGVAAGDGTVMLATAQPPAPSRCPAAEEGENGVKEEADGPAGPEQGAPGSPATAGPEVDERAEPTEAGPSVLPGEP, from the exons ATGGAGGACCCGGACTGCGACTCGACCtgggaggaggacgaggaggaggacgGCGAGGGCCCGAGGGCCGGAGCCGACGAGGATGGCGAGGCCGGCGCTCCGCGGGACGTGGAGGCCGAGGCGGACGCGCGGCCCAGCGCGTT CCAACTGAAGGTGACCGGGTCCCGAAACTGGCGAGCAGCGCGGGACACACGCAGGTACCGGCACCACTACCCG GATTTGGTGGAAGGAGATGCCAGTGGTGACATGCCCAACCTGAGTTTCTACAAGAACGAGATTCGGTTCCTGCCTAACG GCTGTTTCATTGAAGACATTCTTCAGAACTGGAAGGAAGAGTACGGCCTCCTGGAGGATAATCACTCCTACATCCAGTG GCTGTTTCCCCTGCGGGAGCCAGGAGTGAACTGTCACGCCAAGCCCCTCACGCTCCAAGAGGTCGAG GCGTTTAAAAGCTCCACGGAGGCCAGGAAGCGGTTGGTCCAGGCCTACGAGCTCATGCTGGGCTTCTTCGGCATCCAGCTCAAGGACCGAGACACGGGCCGCGTGTGCCGAGCGCAGAACTACCAGAAGCGCTTCCAGAACCTCAGCTG GCACAGCCACAACAACCTCCGCATCACCCGCATCCTGAAGTCTCTGGGGGAGCTGGGCCTGGAGCACTACCAGGCCCCCCTGGCCCGCTTCTTCCTGGAGGAGACGCTGGTGCGCCGGCAGCTGCCGGGCGTGCGTCAGAGCGCCCTGGATTACTTCGTGTTCGCTGTGCGGTGCCGGCACCAGCGCCGTGAGCTGCTGTACTTCGCCTGGGAGCACTTCCGGCCCCGCTGCAGGTTCGTCTGGGGGCCCCACGACAAGCTGCAGAAGTTCAGGCCGTGCTCTCCTCCCTGCTCGCCCCGGCCGGCCCGCCCAAGGCAGGCCAACAGGGAGGAGAGCCCTGGGGAGCCCCTCCTTGAGGCCGCAGCCCAGGGGCAGACCTGCGGGCCAGGGAGGGATGAAGAGGGGGACCCGGTGGCCAAGGGTCCCCAGCCTCCCGGCACAGAGCCCCAGGAAGCTGGAGCCTCGGAGAAGGACCAGGGAGATGAGGCCGGCGACGAGCAGGGGCCAGAGTCTCCAAACcccaaggagaggaagaagaggaagttgGAGGCGAATCTGCGGGCGCGGGCCCCAGGGGAGCCGGGCCCGAGCGCCTCGGAGGTGGAGAAGATCGCCCTGAACTTGGAGGGCTGTGCCCTCAGCCAGGGCAGCCTCGGGGCGGAGACCCAGGAAGTGGGCAGCCAAGCCCCGGAGGAGGCTGagcagccccgcccccagcccctggaggcCAAGGTGGCTGACGACGTGAGGAAGCGCAGGAAGACGGACCAGGGTGCCAGGGATGGCACTGGGGTGGCAGCAGGTGATGGCACCGTGATGCTGGCCActgcccagccccctgccccgtCACGGTGCCCAGCGGCTGAAGAGGGTGAAAATGGGGTCAAAGAAGAAGCAGATGGCCCGGCGGGGCCGGAGCAGGGTGCCCCCGGGAGCCCAGCCACTGCAGGACCCGAGGTGGATGAGAGGGCAGAGCCCACGGAGGCAGGACCCTCTGTCCTGCCCGGAGAGCCTTAG
- the COL9A3 gene encoding collagen alpha-3(IX) chain has translation MVGAPALALLLLGQLLAATVTVTGAQKVGPRGPPGPRGPPGKPGKDGIDGEVGPPGLPGPLGPKGAPGKPGKPGEAGMPGLPGVDGLTGHDGPPGPKGAPGERGSLGPPGPPGLGGKGLPGSPGEAGVSGVPGGIGLRGPPGPSGLPGLPGPPGPPGPPGRPGVLPEGATDLQCPAICPPGPPGPPGMPGFKGPTGYKGEQGEVGKDGEKGDPGPPGPPGIPGTVGLQGPRGLQGFPGPLGPPGDRGPIGFRGPPGIPGAPGKVGDRGERGPEGLRGPKGDLGRPGPKGIPGMSGLVGEPGMPGKDGRDGVLGLDGEKGEAGRNGAPGEKGPNGLPGLPGRAGSKGEKGEPGRAGELGEAGPSGEPGVPGDVGVPGERGEAGHRGSAGALGPQGPPGAPGVRGFQGRKGSMGDPGLPGPQGLRGGMGDRGSGGAAGPKGDQGIAGADGLPGDKGELGPSGPVGPKGESGSRGELGPKGIQGPNGTSGIDGVPGHPGPMGLQGVRGVPGITGKPGVPGKEASEQHIRELCVGMVSEQIAQLAAHLRKPLAPGSIGRPGPAGPPGPPGPPGSIGHPGARGPPGYRGPTGELGDPGPRGNQGDRGDKGPAGEGLDGPDGDQGLQGPQGVPGVGKDGRDGAHGEPGLPGDPGLPGAVGAQGTPGICDTSACQGAVMGGGGEKSGPRSS, from the exons ATGGTCGGAGCCCCCGCTCTGGCCCTGCTCCTGCTTGGGCAGCTGCTGGCCGCCACCGTGACCGTGACCGGGGCGCAG AAAGTGGGACCTCGAGGCCCCCCCGGCCCCCGAGGACCACCTGGGAAGCCAGGCAAGGACGGCATTGAT GGAGAAGTTGGTCCTCCAGGGCTGCCTGGGCCCTTG GGACCGAAAGGGGCCCCGGGGAAGCCAGGGAAACCAGGAGAAGCCGGGATGCCGGGACTGCCTGGTGTGGAT ggtcTGACCGGGCACGATGGACCCCCTGGACCCAAGGGCGCCCCCGGAGAACGG GGAAGTCTGGGACCCCCAGGGCCACCTGGGCTGGGG GGTAAAGGCCTCCCTGGATCCCCT ggagaggcaggggtgaGCGGCGTCCCAGGCGGAATTGGCCTCCGGGGCCCCCCG GGACCCTCTGGACTTCCAGGCCTCCCTGGCCCCCCGGGACCTCCCGGCCCCCCT GGTCGCCCAGGGGTCCTTCCCGAAGGCGCTACTGACCTTCAG TGCCCGGCCATCTGCCCGCCAGGCCCACCGGGGCCCCCAGGAATGCCAGGGTTCAAG GGACCCACCGGCTACAAAGGGGAGCAAGGAGAAGTCGGCAAGGATGGCGAGAAG GGTGACCCCGGCCCCCCCGGGCCCCCTGGCATCCCAGGCACCGTGGGGCTGCAG GGTCCACGGGGCCTACAAGGATTTCCAGGGCCACTCGGACCCCCCGGGGACCGG GGTCCCATCGGATTCCGAGGGCCCCCCGGGATCCCAGGAGCCCCTGGGAAAGTG GGTGACAGAGGCGAGAGGGGCCCAGAGGGGTTGCGCGGCCCCAAGGGCGACCTC GGCAGGCCTGGTCCTAAAGGCATCCCTGGCATGTCTGGGCTGGTCGGAGAGCCG GGCATGCCGGGCAAGGATGGCCGGGACGGTGTGCTGGGACTCGATGGCGAGAAG GGAGAAGCTGGTCGCAATGGTGCCCCGGGAGAGAAGGGTCCCAATGGGCTGCCG GGTCTCCCTGGACGAGCAGGGTCCAAGGGTGAGAAAGGAGAACCG GGCAGAGCTGGAGAGCTGGGCGAGGCTGGCCCCTCAGGAGAGCCCGGTGTCCCC GGAGACGTTGGTGTGCCCGGGGAGCGTGGCGAGGCTGGCCACAGGGGCTCAGCG GGGGCTCTGGGCCCGCAAGGCCCCCCCGGAGCCCCTGGTGTCCGCGGTTTCCAG GGCCGGAAGGGCAGCATGGGAGACCCTGGCCTGCCCGGCCCCCAAGGCCTCCGAGGCGGCATGGGCGACCGG GGCTCCGGAGGAGCTGCAGGCCCAAAGGGCGACCAG GGCATCGCGGGCGCCGATGGCCTTCCTGGGGATAAAGGAGAACTG GGTCCCAGTGGCCCTGTCGGACCCAAAGGAGAG TCCGGCAGTCGAGGGGAGCTGGGTCCCAAGGGCATCCAGGGCCCCAACGGCACCAGCGGCATAGACGGCGTCCCGGGCCACCCTGGCCCCATGGGCCTCCAGGGCGTGCGAGGAGTGCCTGGCATCACTGGGAAACCCGGAGTCCCG GGCAAAGAAGCCAGCGAGCAGCACATCAGAGAGCTGTGTGTGGGGATGGTCAGCG AGCAAATCGCACAGCTAGCCGCGCACTTGAGGAAGCCCTTAGCACCAGGGTCCATCGGTAGGCCGGGTCCCGCTGGCCCCCCCGGCCCCCCGGGGCCCCCAGGCTCCATTGGTCACCCCGGGGCTCGAGGGCCCCCTGGATACCGCGGTCCCACCGGAGAGCTGGGAGACCCCGGACCCAGAG GAAACCAGGGGGACAGAGGAGACAAAGGCCCAGCTGGCGAGGGCCTGGACGGGCCTGACGGAGACCAAGGGCTCCAAG GACCACAAGGCGTGCCCGGTGTTGGCAAAGATGGCCGCGACGGGGCCCACGGAGAGCCTGGGCTCCCTGGTGATCCTGGCCTTCCCGGTGCTGTTGGCGCTCAGGGGACCCCCGGCATTTGCGACACCTCCGCCTGCCAAGGAGCCGTgatgggagggggcggggaaaaATCAGGTCCCAGGAGCTCCTAA